The proteins below come from a single Periophthalmus magnuspinnatus isolate fPerMag1 chromosome 7, fPerMag1.2.pri, whole genome shotgun sequence genomic window:
- the LOC117373243 gene encoding WAP four-disulfide core domain protein 18-like translates to MVRSVLCLLTVALAFVPLLSAVEVDSEKPGVCPKPDIDPKVASCLNECSSDSQCEGNLKCCFNGCGHVCAKPRESKPGSCPDTSPVFTTCKKECTDDSQCPENLKCCFSSCGLQCIPPEHGNSPQ, encoded by the exons ATGGTgcgctctgtcctctgcctcctgaCTGTGGCCCTGGCCTTTGTgcctctgctctctgctgtgGAAG TGGATTCAGAGAAACCTGGAGTTTGTCCCAAGCCAGACATTGACCCCAAAGTCGCCTCTTGTCTGAACGAGTGCTCCTCAGACAGTCAATGTGAGGGAAACCTGAAGTGCTGCTTCAACGGCTGTGGACATGTTTGTGCAAAGCCAAGAG AATCCAAACCAGGATCCTGCCCTGACACGAGCCCTGTTTTCACCACATGTAAAAAGGAATGCACTGATGACAGTCAGTGTCCCGAGAACCTCAAATGCTGCTTCAGCAGCTGTGGACTCCAGTGTATCCCCCCTGAACATGGCAACAGTCCACAATGA
- the LOC117373055 gene encoding piggyBac transposable element-derived protein 3-like: MAKRYSVEDVLRFLDGNSSDIEELMSADDEVLDKDWTPNADYDEENSSTDRSNEDDKTLDGGLEEEEEGLTMSQATKQCDRSKVKRKKKRKARTDADVESSDDQISTEEGGPTVTQAKRTNKSAKNKVKTKEYRWRKEQFDPPDVPFIESADEGIEERSEFTPYMYFKQFVTDDMIQLVADQTNLFSVQKEGKSVNTNVKEIEQVLGMYMFMGLVQMPNVRAHWEMETKYPKVADVMSRDRFEKLLTLLHFQDNLSVSEDAKKDKLWKLKPWLKKLREQCLRIPPEEHHAVDEIMIPFKGKSHLKVYMPAKPHKWGFKMWGRAGQSGFLYDFDVCQGATDPNKERSDVGVSGDVVLKLTSTLPAGKNHKVFADNYFTSLPLLEHLRQRGIYYIGTIRMNRVPNCSMKDKKDLRKQGRGSMDYRVNQNNVIVVRWCDNKPVNLVSSFVGITPQDHVKRWDRKTKQYVMVPRPSIVETYNRFMGGVDLLDMLSALYKYSFKTRRWYLYIWWHSVTIALINAWSLYRQDLKALHLEKNTMPLRRFQASVGFSLISARKAKVRVGRPLSSPPVCPPPHSPPAQSPTPPSQRRWRSTSVPPDVRRDMVDHFPSWEKRQRCKHCTGHFSHVRCGKCNVHLCLNKDRNCFHDYHMA, translated from the coding sequence ATGGCTAAACGGTACAGTGTTGAAGATGTCCTACGCTTCCTTGATGGCAATTCAAGCGACATAGAGGAGTTGATGTCTGCAGACGATGAAGTGTTGGATAAAGATTGGACTCCTAATGCAGACTATGATGAAGAAAACTCTAGTACTGATAGAAGCAATGAGGATGATAAAACTCTAGATGGTGGGcttgaagaggaagaagaaggtcTTACAATGTCACAGGCAACAAAACAGTGTGATAGAAGcaaagtgaaaagaaaaaagaagagaaaggcaCGTACAGATGCTGACGTTGAAAGCAGTGATGACCAGATTAGCACAGAAGAAGGAGGTCCAACAGTAACACAGGccaaaagaacaaataaatcTGCAAAGAATAAAGTGAAAACAAAGGAGTACAGGTGGAGAAAGGAACAATTTGACCCTCCAGATGTTCCATTTATTGAGAGTGCTGATGAAGGCATCGAAGAAAGGAGTGAGTTTACACCTTACATGTATTTCAAACAGTTTGTCACTGATGACATGATACAGCTGGTTGCAGATCAAACAAACCTTTTCAGTGTGCAGAAGGAAGGGAAATCAGTCAACACAAATGTCAAAGAAATTGAGCAGGTTCTTGGCATGTACATGTTCATGGGTTTGGTTCAGATGCCCAATGTAAGAGCCCATTGGGAAATGGAAACAAAGTACCCCAAAGTGGCCGATGTGATGTCACGTGATCGATTTGAAAAATTACTGACACTGCTGCACTTTCAAGACAACCTCAGTGTGTCTGAAGATGCAAAGAAGGATAAATTGTGGAAACTGAAGCCATGGCTCAAAAAGCTACGAGAACAATGCCTTCGTATCCCTCCTGAAGAGCATCATGCAGTTGATGAGATAATGATTCCATTTAAGGGAAAGTCTCATCTGAAAGTCTACATGCCAGCAAAACCCCACAAATGGGGATTCAAAATGTGGGGACGTGCAGGACAGAGTGGTTTCCTGTATGACTTTGATGTTTGTCAAGGGGCAACAGATCCAAACAAGGAAAGGTCTGATGTTGGTGTGAGTGGAGATGTTGTTCTCAAATTGACATCAACCCTTCCTGCAGGGAAGAACCACAAAGTATTCGCAGACAATTATTTTACATCACTTCCACTGTTAGAACATCTGCGACAGAGAGGGATATACTACATTGGCACCATCAGGATGAACAGGGTACCCAACTGCAGCATGAAGGATAAAAAAGACCTGAGGAAACAGGGAAGAGGGTCCATGGATTACAGAGTTAACCAAAACAATGTGATCGTTGTAAGGTGGTGTGACAACAAACCTGTCAACCTGGTGTCCTCTTTTGTTGGCATCACTCCCCAAGACCATGTGAAACGCTGGGATCGGAAGACCAAACAATATGTCATGGTTCCCAGACCATCTATCGTGGAAACCTATAATAGATTCATGGGGGGTGTGGATCTTTTGGACATGCTGTCTGCTCTGTACAAATACAGCTTCAAAACCAGAAGATGGTACTTGTATATCTGGTGGCATAGTGTCACAATTGCACTCATCAATGCTTGGTCCCTGTACCGACAAGACCTGAAGGCACTGCACCTAGAGAAAAACACCATGCCCCTGAGAAGATTTCAGGCATCAGTTGGCTTTTCCCTCATAAGCGCAAGAAAAGCAAAAGTCAGGGTTGGCAGACCACTTTCTTCTCCACCAGTATGCCCTCCACCGCACTCCCCACCAGCACAATCACCAACACCACCATCACAGAGGAGGTGGCGATCAACCAGTGTGCCACCGGATGTGAGAAGGGATATGGTCGACCACTTCCCATCCTGGGAAAAGCGACAAAGGTGCAAGCACTGCACAGGACACTTTTCCCATGTGCGCTGTGGAAAATGCAATGTCCATCTCTGCCTGAACAAGGACAGGAACTGTTTCCATGATTACCACATggcataa